One genomic window of Hydra vulgaris chromosome 03, alternate assembly HydraT2T_AEP includes the following:
- the LOC136078470 gene encoding uncharacterized protein LOC136078470, producing MWIAISDRGMSEPLFRTFKAVAINSSIYINECLEKRLLPFIHNYHGDFNYLFWPDLTSSHYSIDSLNWMDQYVYYVDKESNPPNVPQAQPIENFWGHLAQKIYEGDWQASTEQVLIDRIKLKLQEIDLNFLQSHMKGVRAKLRSIADGGVFSYKK from the coding sequence atgtggATAGCCATATCTGACCGTGGTATGTCCGAGCCATTGTTTCGCACTTTCAAGGCTGTAGCGATCAATTCATCaatctatattaatgaatgttTAGAAAAACGACTTCTTCCATTTATTCACAATTATCATGGAGactttaactatttattttggcCAGATTTAACAAGTTCTCATTATTCTATAGATTCTCTAAATTGGATGGACCAATATGTCTATTACGTTGATAAAGAATCCAATCCCCCAAATGTGCCTCAAGCACAaccaattgaaaatttttgggGACATTTGGCACAGAAGATTTACGAGGGAGATTGGCAAGCTTCAACAGAGCAAGTTTTGATTGATCGCATTAAACTAAAACTACAAGAAattgatttaaactttttacagtCGCATATGAAAGGCGTCAGAGCAAAATTGAGATCAATTGCAGATGGTGgtgttttttcatataaaaaataa